A segment of the Candidatus Eisenbacteria bacterium genome:
TCGGCTTTGCGAACCGGCTATCGACGACCCCTCGAAGGACCCGTGCGCTCTCCTCGGGATCCGCGTCGCAACATACGGCGGAGATCACGGCGACCCCGTGAACTCCCGAGTCTAGAGCCTCGGCGATGTTCTTGACCGAGATGCCGCCGATCGCGACCACCGGAAGCGGCACGGCCGCGACCACCGCGCGCAGCAGGCCCGCTCCTGCCGGCGGGCCGGCATCCGGCTTCGTAGCCGTCGCCGCGAAGGGGCCGCAGCCGAGGTAGTCGGCGCCCTGCCGCCATCCGGCCACC
Coding sequences within it:
- a CDS encoding thiamine phosphate synthase — translated: MAGWRQGADYLGCGPFAATATKPDAGPPAGAGLLRAVVAAVPLPVVAIGGISVKNIAEALDSGVHGVAVISAVCCDADPEESARVLRGVVDSRFAKPIQGEA